In Aspergillus luchuensis IFO 4308 DNA, chromosome 1, nearly complete sequence, the following are encoded in one genomic region:
- a CDS encoding uncharacterized protein (COG:Q;~EggNog:ENOG410PNKN;~InterPro:IPR008854,IPR029063;~PFAM:PF05724,PF13649,PF13489,PF08241,PF13847;~go_function: GO:0008757 - S-adenosylmethionine-dependent methyltransferase activity [Evidence IEA]) → MAHTPNPPVQGRLISHFAERPAEDQGSGWSALWDSNESDLWDRGSPSIALVDVVEQQKDVFSPFTPDKRRKRALVPGCGRGYDAVMLALHGFDVYGLDISATGVSEARKYAASEMQSPQGYNFSSGTATTADIGNVKFITGDFFSSKWESEALRDGEKFDLVYDYTFLCAIHPSLRQKWAERMSHLLHPGGLLVCLEFPMYKETSLPGPPWGLKGVHWDLLARGGDGTCNIAEEEEDNAKAAKLKGQFRRAQYFKPTRSYPSGKGTDMLSIYVKM, encoded by the exons ATGGCCCACACGCCTAATCCACCTGTTCAAGGCCGCCTCATCAGCCATTTTGCTGAAAG GCCAGCTGAAGACCAAGGCTCAGGCTGGTCCGCACTCTGGGACTCCAATGAAAGCGATCTCTGGGATAGAGGGAGTCCCTCAATTGCATTAGTCGATGTAGTAGAGCAGCAGAAAGATGTTTTCTCTCCCTTTACCCCTGATAaacggaggaagagagccCTTGTTCCG GGCTGCGGAAGAGGCTATGATGCCGTCATGCTAGCACTGCATGGTTTTGACGTCTACGGCCTCGATATATCCGCTACTGGCGTTTCCGAGGCGAGGAAGTATGCCGCTTCAGAGATGCAGAGTCCACAGGGATATAATTTCTCCTCTGGAACTGCGACTACTGCTGATATAGGGAATGTAAAATTTATTACCGGCGACTTCTTCAGCTCAAAGTGGGAGAGTGAAGCTCTACGTGATGGTGAGAAGTTTGACTTGGTCTATGATTATACT TTTCTATGCGCTATCCACCCCTCCCTTCGTCAGAAATGGGCCGAACGTATGAgccaccttctccatccgGGAGGCCTTCTTGTCTGTCTTGAGTTTCCCATGTACAAGGAGACTTCCTTGCCAGGACCACCGTGGGGACTGAAGGGCGTTCACTGGGATCTGCTCGCACGCGGCGGCGACGGGACCTGCAATATtgctgaagaggaagaagacaacgcAAAAGCTGCTAAGTTGAAGGGACAGTTCCGGCGAGCACAGTACTTCAAGCCTACGCGGTCGTATCCGAGCGGCAAGGGGACGGATATGCTGAGTATTTATGTGAAAATGTAA